One window of the Chitinophaga niabensis genome contains the following:
- a CDS encoding deoxynucleoside kinase, whose translation MAKNKIKHIAIAGNIGAGKTTLTEMLSKHYRWIPQYEDVEHNPYLSDFYDDMPRWSFNLQVYFLHSRLKQLVDIQHGKDTVIQDRTIYEDAHIFAPNLYEMGLMTKRDFDNYFNFFETLKSMVKPPDLLIYLQASVPTLVAQIQKRGREYEENIRLDYLKRLNEFYNTWIEKYKDGPLLIIDVDKNKFPENDEHLGEIISRVDSELYGLF comes from the coding sequence ATGGCAAAAAATAAGATCAAGCACATAGCGATTGCCGGAAATATCGGCGCCGGAAAAACCACCTTAACCGAAATGCTGTCTAAGCACTATAGGTGGATTCCCCAATATGAAGATGTTGAGCACAACCCTTACCTGAGCGACTTTTATGATGATATGCCACGCTGGTCTTTCAATCTGCAGGTCTACTTCCTACATAGCAGGCTCAAGCAACTGGTAGATATTCAACATGGAAAAGATACCGTTATCCAGGACCGTACCATCTATGAGGATGCGCACATTTTCGCGCCCAACCTATACGAAATGGGCCTGATGACCAAGCGGGACTTTGATAACTACTTCAATTTCTTCGAAACCCTGAAGTCCATGGTAAAACCTCCGGACTTACTCATTTACCTGCAGGCATCCGTTCCAACACTCGTGGCGCAGATCCAGAAAAGGGGAAGGGAGTATGAAGAAAATATTCGTTTGGACTATCTCAAACGCCTAAACGAGTTCTACAATACATGGATTGAAAAATACAAAGATGGTCCTTTGCTGATCATTGATGTTGACAAGAATAAATTCCCTGAAAACGATGAGCACCTGGGTGAGATCATCTCCCGTGTAGACTCAGAGTTGTACGGTTTGTTTTAG
- a CDS encoding aspartate kinase: MKVLKFGGTSVGKPERMHAVAKLITADNDAKIVVLSALSGTTNSLVEISQSLAEGKKDVAKQQIDKLEAHYRTFCDELVKSDAGRQKAKAIVDEHFEFLNIILRISFNEALNKDILAQGELLSTKLFCAYLEDAGIKAVLLPALEFMSIDEFEEPEIPRMKVRLSALVDQEKGHTLFITQGYICRNARGEIDNLKRGGSDYSASLIGAAIQASEIQIWTDIDGMHNNDPRVVKKTFPIDQLSFDEAAELAYFGAKILHPASIWPAQHFNIPVKLLNTMQPEAKGTIITEMPDGNGAKAIAAKDGIIAIKIKSSRMLLAYGFLRKIFEVFEKYRTPIDMITTSEVAVSITIDDKKHLEQILKELQPFGSVELDHHQAIVSIVGNEVAATPSIIKKLFESLEEVPLRMISYGGSRHNISILVGGQYKEQTLRLLNKGLFNLD, encoded by the coding sequence ATGAAAGTCTTGAAATTTGGCGGAACCTCGGTTGGAAAACCAGAGCGTATGCATGCCGTAGCGAAGTTGATAACAGCGGATAACGATGCCAAGATTGTGGTATTATCCGCCTTATCTGGCACAACCAATTCCCTCGTTGAGATCAGTCAATCGCTCGCAGAAGGAAAGAAGGACGTGGCTAAACAGCAGATAGACAAGCTGGAAGCACACTACCGTACTTTCTGTGATGAATTGGTGAAAAGTGATGCCGGCCGCCAAAAGGCTAAAGCCATCGTAGACGAACATTTTGAGTTCCTCAACATCATCCTCCGCATCTCTTTCAACGAAGCCTTGAATAAAGATATCCTGGCACAGGGTGAACTGCTCTCTACCAAACTCTTCTGCGCTTACCTGGAAGATGCCGGTATCAAAGCAGTTTTGCTCCCCGCACTGGAATTCATGAGTATCGATGAGTTTGAAGAACCTGAGATCCCACGCATGAAAGTCCGCCTCAGTGCTTTGGTTGATCAGGAAAAAGGTCATACGCTCTTCATCACGCAAGGATACATCTGCCGCAATGCACGCGGTGAAATTGATAACCTCAAGAGAGGTGGCAGTGATTACTCTGCATCCCTGATAGGTGCCGCTATCCAGGCTTCTGAAATTCAGATCTGGACGGACATTGATGGTATGCATAATAACGATCCCCGTGTTGTAAAGAAAACTTTCCCCATCGATCAGCTGTCTTTCGATGAAGCAGCTGAGCTGGCTTATTTCGGCGCCAAGATCCTGCACCCTGCATCTATCTGGCCTGCACAGCATTTTAACATCCCTGTTAAATTGCTCAACACCATGCAGCCGGAAGCAAAAGGTACCATCATCACGGAAATGCCGGATGGTAACGGTGCAAAAGCTATCGCTGCAAAAGATGGTATCATCGCTATCAAGATCAAGAGCAGCCGTATGCTGCTGGCCTACGGTTTCCTCCGTAAGATCTTTGAAGTGTTTGAAAAATACCGCACACCCATCGATATGATCACTACTTCCGAAGTAGCTGTTTCTATCACCATCGATGATAAAAAACACCTGGAGCAGATCCTGAAAGAACTGCAGCCCTTTGGCTCTGTGGAACTGGATCACCACCAGGCGATTGTTTCTATCGTAGGAAATGAAGTAGCCGCTACGCCTTCCATCATCAAGAAGTTATTTGAATCACTGGAAGAAGTGCCTTTGCGCATGATCTCCTATGGTGGCAGCAGGCATAACATCTCTATCCTCGTAGGTGGACAGTATAAGGAACAAACCTTACGCTTACTGAACAAAGGATTATTCAATCTCGATTAA
- a CDS encoding SusD/RagB family nutrient-binding outer membrane lipoprotein, giving the protein MKKLLYIGILSATLISAPACKDFGDLNVSPNSATGPVTSALLTNSLAYFGSGRSMTVTYAFDVRFLNEGAMYAQYTSQTQYPDESQYSVTARGWSQFYAGPLEDLTNIIKYNTDADKKGLATVTSGGSNNNQIAIARILRVYYFALLTDQWGDIPYTEALSETPTPKYDTQKDIYTDLFKELKEAMAQFDNGAAVKGDILFGGDAAQWKRFANTFRLIMALRLSKRNTDMGNLPKTEFAAALADPAGLIDANSKNVIMKWPGSSFKNPWFQMYDGRSDYAISNTLADTLGAYNDPRVNAFADAIAGGVIKPVPYGLTRQLLIEWSALNPVYSKVGKNITGQTSPDYVITAAQVLLSRAEAATLGWTAENAGQLYNDAIKASWEQWGVFTQAAYDAYIANPKTSWAGGETPRKLGTQKWIALYPNGWEGWAEWRRSGFPALKPTIYAVNSSKQIPRRYAYPVNEATLNEPAYKEAVARQGADTHDTRVWWDKQ; this is encoded by the coding sequence ATGAAAAAATTACTCTATATAGGAATACTGAGCGCCACATTGATCAGCGCACCGGCCTGCAAGGATTTTGGAGACCTGAACGTTTCCCCGAACTCTGCTACCGGGCCTGTTACATCCGCACTCTTAACAAACTCACTCGCCTACTTTGGCAGCGGCAGAAGTATGACGGTTACTTATGCATTTGACGTGCGCTTCTTAAATGAAGGCGCTATGTATGCACAGTATACTTCGCAAACACAGTATCCGGATGAATCACAGTATTCAGTTACTGCAAGAGGCTGGTCCCAATTTTATGCAGGCCCGCTGGAAGATCTCACCAATATCATTAAGTATAATACAGACGCTGATAAAAAAGGATTGGCAACAGTTACTTCCGGTGGTTCTAATAATAACCAGATAGCCATTGCCCGGATCCTGAGGGTGTATTACTTTGCACTGCTCACAGATCAGTGGGGAGATATACCTTACACGGAAGCATTATCTGAAACACCAACACCTAAGTACGATACCCAGAAAGATATCTATACAGATCTCTTTAAGGAACTAAAAGAGGCAATGGCGCAGTTCGACAATGGTGCTGCTGTTAAAGGAGATATCCTGTTTGGCGGCGATGCGGCACAATGGAAACGTTTTGCCAACACTTTCCGTTTGATAATGGCACTCCGCCTCTCCAAAAGGAATACGGATATGGGCAACCTTCCTAAAACCGAATTTGCCGCAGCATTGGCAGATCCTGCAGGGCTCATAGATGCCAACAGCAAAAACGTGATCATGAAATGGCCCGGCAGTTCTTTTAAAAACCCCTGGTTCCAGATGTATGACGGCCGTTCTGACTATGCCATCTCCAATACACTGGCAGATACCCTGGGCGCTTATAATGATCCCCGTGTAAACGCATTTGCGGATGCAATTGCCGGTGGTGTCATTAAACCGGTGCCGTATGGTCTTACCCGCCAGTTGCTGATTGAATGGTCTGCCCTTAACCCTGTATATTCTAAAGTAGGCAAGAATATTACAGGCCAAACATCTCCGGATTATGTGATCACGGCTGCACAGGTATTATTATCCCGCGCAGAAGCAGCAACATTAGGCTGGACGGCCGAAAACGCAGGACAATTGTACAACGATGCTATCAAGGCATCCTGGGAACAATGGGGCGTTTTCACCCAGGCGGCTTATGATGCCTATATTGCTAATCCAAAAACATCCTGGGCAGGAGGGGAAACTCCCCGCAAGCTGGGTACCCAGAAATGGATAGCGCTGTATCCCAATGGCTGGGAAGGATGGGCAGAATGGAGAAGAAGTGGTTTCCCTGCATTGAAACCAACTATTTATGCGGTGAATTCAAGTAAACAGATCCCCCGCAGATATGCATACCCGGTAAATGAAGCCACCCTGAACGAGCCAGCCTATAAAGAAGCTGTTGCCCGCCAGGGTGCAGATACCCACGATACCCGTGTCTGGTGGGATAAACAATGA
- a CDS encoding ComEA family DNA-binding protein, with translation MGSRVTWCLLLLICNSVYAQEEEPMQLSEQQEQTLPENDEQTQQLQSYACRKLNLNTADAAALESLGLLHALQIEQFLLYRRTLGPLISIYELQAVPGFNVPLIRTLLPYVQAGNGLEPYYTWKDYVQRGKHSLLLRYTHPFQSEGKYNGSPDKMMLRYRYQFSRYASWGIVMEKDAGEELFAGKQKSGFDHYGIHLFFRNIGRIKALALGDYTVNMGQGLIQWHGLAFGKSSAVMHTKREGDVLRPYASAGEFFFYRGAGITYQTGPFTFTAFLSGRKLDARIGEIPDSAGTLISTGYHRTDAEAALKGNITQSSAGTVLKWSAAKGHVAWNVIAHQFSKPLSKGDKAYQLYTATGSQWLNTSIDHAFNWRNLHFFGETAISKQGKMAILQGAMITLAHNVDMGILYRKESTAYETLYGNTFGENAMPGNESGLYTAVSLRWGAKWELSAYADVFRFPWLKYRINNPSEGYDVLMSMTWRPDKTTELNAQFRYDDKPLMQRQQLRAQWSMKITDEVIWRSKVQVSKVRNIPQSNTENSLNRIPFVNEELNLSHPANPATTSFLAHHQCQAKWKHWRLIAGYTWFDTAETEGLYLSGQQFPGDNALSRFSGKGYSTRLAIQFHKIWCHWVRTVTKEVNTAVMLQYQL, from the coding sequence ATGGGAAGCAGAGTAACATGGTGTTTGTTGTTGTTAATATGCAACAGTGTATATGCACAGGAAGAAGAACCCATGCAGCTTTCAGAGCAACAGGAACAAACCCTGCCGGAAAATGATGAACAAACCCAGCAACTGCAATCATACGCATGCAGAAAACTAAACCTGAACACGGCGGATGCCGCAGCACTGGAATCACTAGGCCTGTTGCATGCCTTACAGATAGAACAATTCCTGTTGTATCGCCGCACACTGGGTCCTTTGATCAGCATTTATGAATTGCAGGCAGTACCGGGTTTTAATGTGCCGCTGATCAGAACATTGTTGCCTTATGTACAGGCGGGGAATGGCTTAGAGCCCTACTACACCTGGAAGGATTATGTGCAACGCGGCAAACATTCCCTGCTGCTGAGATACACACATCCCTTTCAAAGTGAAGGGAAATATAATGGTAGTCCTGATAAAATGATGTTACGCTACAGGTACCAGTTCTCCCGTTACGCCAGCTGGGGCATCGTTATGGAAAAGGATGCCGGAGAAGAATTATTTGCAGGAAAACAAAAGAGCGGATTTGATCATTACGGCATCCATCTGTTCTTTAGAAATATAGGGCGAATAAAAGCATTAGCGCTGGGAGATTACACTGTGAACATGGGACAGGGGCTCATACAATGGCATGGGCTTGCATTCGGAAAAAGCAGTGCCGTGATGCACACAAAAAGGGAGGGAGATGTATTAAGGCCCTATGCCTCCGCCGGTGAATTCTTTTTCTACAGGGGAGCAGGCATCACTTATCAAACCGGGCCTTTTACTTTCACCGCATTTCTTTCCGGCAGGAAGCTGGATGCAAGGATAGGAGAGATCCCAGACTCAGCGGGCACCCTGATTAGCACAGGTTACCACCGCACCGATGCTGAAGCTGCATTAAAGGGAAACATTACACAAAGCTCCGCAGGTACAGTGCTCAAGTGGTCTGCAGCAAAAGGGCATGTAGCATGGAACGTTATCGCGCATCAGTTTTCTAAACCCTTAAGCAAAGGAGATAAAGCCTACCAGCTATATACAGCAACAGGAAGCCAGTGGCTGAACACCAGCATAGATCATGCTTTCAACTGGCGCAACCTCCACTTCTTTGGAGAAACCGCCATCAGCAAACAGGGCAAAATGGCTATCCTGCAAGGTGCCATGATCACCCTCGCACACAATGTGGATATGGGAATACTATACCGCAAAGAAAGTACAGCCTATGAAACACTCTACGGGAATACATTTGGTGAAAATGCAATGCCCGGAAATGAGTCAGGCCTTTACACAGCTGTATCATTGCGATGGGGAGCAAAATGGGAACTCTCTGCATATGCAGATGTATTCCGTTTCCCCTGGCTGAAATACAGGATAAACAACCCCTCAGAAGGATATGATGTTTTAATGTCCATGACCTGGCGCCCCGATAAAACCACGGAATTGAATGCGCAATTCCGGTATGATGATAAACCACTAATGCAGCGTCAACAACTCCGCGCTCAATGGAGCATGAAAATAACAGACGAAGTCATTTGGAGATCGAAAGTACAAGTAAGTAAAGTGAGAAATATCCCACAATCAAATACCGAAAACTCTCTAAACCGAATACCTTTTGTAAACGAAGAACTAAACCTGTCACATCCGGCAAACCCGGCAACCACCTCCTTCCTGGCCCACCACCAATGCCAGGCCAAATGGAAACACTGGCGCCTCATAGCAGGATATACCTGGTTCGATACCGCCGAAACAGAAGGCCTCTACCTCAGCGGCCAGCAATTTCCCGGCGATAACGCTTTATCCCGATTCTCAGGAAAAGGATATTCCACCCGCCTGGCCATCCAGTTCCATAAGATCTGGTGCCACTGGGTAAGAACTGTCACAAAAGAAGTGAACACTGCCGTTATGCTGCAGTACCAATTATAG
- a CDS encoding Ldh family oxidoreductase — protein sequence MEQVFPYEHLHAFTRDVFIKMGCSPEHAELASTVLLSADLRGIDSHGVARLSGYIRLWEAGRINAKPDIKIVHETPSTAVVDGDSGLGLVVAPFAMQVAIDKAKIAGTGWVSVRNSNHFGIAGYHAMMALQQDMIGMAMTNASPLVAPTFATERMLGTNPIAVAIPANQQPAFVADFATTTAANGKLEILQRKEQEAPLGWIQDKHGAPSTNPNELKSGGALLPLGGDREHGSHKGYCLGSVVDIFSAVLSGANYGPWAPPFVSFLPLPPDPVGKGLGHFFGAMRVDAFRPADEFKDHMDKWIGRFRSAETVEGEEKVLIPGDPEREMEADRRVTGVPLLDPVVRDLSEIAMRFKIDF from the coding sequence ATGGAACAGGTTTTTCCCTACGAACATCTCCACGCTTTTACCCGGGACGTTTTTATAAAAATGGGCTGTTCCCCCGAACATGCAGAACTGGCCTCCACGGTATTGCTTTCTGCGGATCTCAGGGGAATAGACTCTCATGGCGTGGCACGCCTTTCCGGTTATATCCGTCTCTGGGAAGCCGGCCGTATCAACGCCAAACCGGATATTAAGATCGTTCACGAAACCCCCAGCACTGCTGTGGTGGATGGTGATAGCGGCCTTGGCCTGGTAGTGGCCCCTTTTGCCATGCAGGTGGCCATCGATAAAGCTAAAATTGCCGGTACCGGCTGGGTAAGTGTCCGTAATTCCAATCACTTCGGTATTGCAGGTTATCATGCTATGATGGCCCTGCAGCAGGATATGATCGGAATGGCAATGACCAATGCCAGCCCCCTCGTAGCGCCCACTTTTGCCACGGAACGTATGCTGGGCACCAATCCCATTGCCGTAGCCATCCCGGCTAATCAGCAACCGGCTTTTGTGGCGGATTTTGCCACCACTACGGCTGCTAACGGCAAACTGGAAATATTACAAAGAAAAGAACAGGAAGCCCCACTGGGCTGGATCCAGGATAAACACGGTGCTCCCAGCACAAATCCCAACGAACTCAAGAGTGGCGGGGCTTTGCTGCCTTTGGGAGGCGACCGGGAACATGGAAGCCACAAAGGATATTGCCTCGGATCTGTGGTAGATATTTTTTCTGCCGTACTTTCGGGCGCAAATTATGGTCCATGGGCGCCGCCATTCGTTAGTTTCTTACCTTTGCCGCCCGATCCGGTGGGAAAAGGACTGGGACATTTCTTCGGAGCCATGCGGGTAGACGCTTTCAGGCCGGCAGACGAATTTAAAGACCATATGGATAAATGGATCGGCAGGTTCAGAAGTGCCGAAACGGTGGAAGGAGAAGAAAAAGTACTGATCCCCGGCGATCCGGAAAGGGAAATGGAAGCAGACAGGAGAGTAACTGGTGTTCCTTTATTGGACCCTGTAGTAAGGGACCTCTCCGAAATAGCCATGAGATTTAAAATCGATTTTTAA
- a CDS encoding DUF3467 domain-containing protein → MENQEEQQQLNIELTEEIADGTYANLAIITHSPSEFVVDFINVMPGLPKAKVKSRIILTPQHAKRLMKALADNVKKYESQHGTIQDQEPVSSIPMNFGGPTAQA, encoded by the coding sequence ATGGAAAATCAGGAAGAGCAGCAGCAGTTGAACATAGAGCTGACCGAAGAAATTGCAGACGGAACTTATGCTAATCTGGCTATTATTACCCACTCCCCGTCTGAGTTTGTGGTAGATTTTATTAATGTGATGCCTGGTTTACCCAAAGCAAAAGTAAAATCAAGGATCATCCTCACGCCCCAGCATGCCAAAAGGCTGATGAAGGCACTGGCGGATAACGTTAAGAAATATGAATCGCAGCATGGTACCATTCAGGACCAGGAACCGGTTTCATCTATTCCCATGAATTTCGGAGGGCCAACAGCGCAAGCATAA
- a CDS encoding SusC/RagA family TonB-linked outer membrane protein, protein MKKALLLCTIPMVTVSLAFAQQRQVTGKVAGDDGAPISFATIQIKGTTTGTTSDQNGNFKLNVSGNNVVLIFRSVGYALKEVPVGSNSDLSVTLITDNKSLQEVVVTALGIKRSQKSVSYSVQQINADKLTQTRETNISTALAGKIAGVQIQGQSGAKIGEGAVIRLRGAGSLVDKNPLFVLDGTPISPDDINMDDVESVSVLKGPTATALYGQRADAGVVIVTSKKGKLQSGIGLEINQTTTFDRVYLIPDYQNRYSGGGNSELTQYKWAAGQPEEWKALDGKYYHDYSDDASWGPEMTGQEYIPWYAWYPGANFGKTASLTPQKNNVKDFYRTGLSLNNNVQFSQGGDNYTVRVSFTNLQRSGVMPGTSIDKNSISTQNSFNLGKHFTIASNIFYTTEKLKGEFVDGYSNNSTGSFNQWFHRDLDMKKMKELRDLRSPQGALGSWNHNNPESYSASNPKAFYGPNYWYNPFSYFDNVDNQANRNRLIGDINLTYKLNDHFRIAGFLRRNELNTSFENKIPYILEVSANQTGVKQSYSTRQTFAREDNYEVLATYNNKFFNDLSVDLNIGGNVRKNTTSFIAANTNQGLTVPNLFALSNSVDPISYSNTRTRKTVRSAYGRGTLGWKETFFVDFSIRNDISSALPKDNNSYWYPSVGASIVFSEFLKESFPALTFGKVRASWAQIGSDLDPYGLDLLYTLGQNPFGPGNSVMTTPNIQPNDGILPSLSSSGELGLDLRFFNSRVGASFTYYHEDKRNEILDVNISNASGFLSKTINAGSVVRSGVEIQLNGTPVASKNFSWETIVNFSKGTSKVVKLAPNLSTYTLPNTDRGGAAPAFSAVQVVHSVDNQEWGQLRGNGIKRNEAGVPILKADGTFEMAPNLYFGSVLPEFTGGWFNTFTYKDITLSAVVDFQKGGKYFSLSDFWGSFSGLMAKTAVNNDKGNPVRDPVADGGGVNVSGVDKDGKPVKMYVDAQLYWHQFRTNSNMAEMSIYDASFIKLREVSLGYNFPVANMARKIFTRANISVVARNVLMIYADEKGFDPSELSGRFGENGQMPGVRSIGINLRLGF, encoded by the coding sequence ATGAAAAAAGCGTTACTTCTATGCACCATACCGATGGTGACAGTCAGCCTGGCGTTTGCACAACAACGCCAGGTGACAGGGAAAGTGGCAGGTGACGACGGCGCACCGATCTCATTTGCCACCATCCAGATTAAGGGAACCACAACGGGAACCACCTCTGACCAAAACGGAAATTTTAAACTGAATGTTTCGGGTAACAACGTAGTACTGATCTTCAGAAGCGTAGGTTACGCACTCAAAGAAGTACCTGTAGGCAGCAACTCCGATCTCTCTGTTACATTGATCACAGACAACAAAAGCCTCCAGGAAGTAGTAGTGACAGCACTCGGTATCAAACGCTCGCAGAAATCTGTTTCCTATTCCGTGCAACAGATCAATGCAGACAAACTCACACAAACAAGGGAAACCAACATCAGCACTGCTTTGGCTGGTAAGATCGCCGGTGTGCAGATCCAGGGCCAGTCCGGAGCAAAGATCGGCGAAGGTGCCGTGATCCGTTTAAGAGGCGCCGGCTCTCTGGTGGATAAAAATCCATTGTTCGTATTGGATGGTACACCTATCAGTCCGGACGACATCAATATGGATGACGTGGAAAGTGTTTCCGTCCTCAAAGGCCCCACCGCTACAGCTTTGTACGGCCAACGTGCAGACGCAGGTGTGGTGATAGTTACCTCCAAAAAAGGGAAACTGCAATCCGGCATTGGCCTGGAAATAAATCAAACCACCACATTCGATCGCGTGTATCTCATCCCTGATTATCAGAACAGGTATTCTGGCGGAGGTAACTCCGAACTCACGCAATACAAATGGGCAGCCGGCCAGCCGGAAGAATGGAAAGCGCTGGACGGAAAGTATTATCACGACTATTCCGATGATGCCAGCTGGGGTCCAGAAATGACAGGCCAGGAATATATTCCATGGTACGCCTGGTATCCCGGTGCAAACTTTGGTAAAACAGCATCCCTGACCCCCCAGAAAAATAACGTCAAAGATTTCTACAGGACCGGCCTTTCACTCAATAACAATGTGCAGTTCAGCCAGGGTGGCGATAACTACACCGTAAGAGTATCGTTCACTAATCTGCAACGTTCTGGTGTAATGCCCGGAACCAGCATAGATAAGAACAGTATCTCCACGCAGAACTCATTTAACCTCGGCAAACATTTCACCATCGCATCCAACATTTTCTACACCACTGAAAAGTTGAAAGGGGAGTTTGTGGATGGATATTCCAATAACTCTACCGGGTCATTCAACCAGTGGTTTCACCGGGATCTGGATATGAAGAAAATGAAAGAACTTAGAGATCTCCGTTCTCCGCAAGGTGCATTGGGAAGCTGGAACCATAACAACCCCGAATCCTACTCCGCATCCAACCCCAAAGCTTTCTACGGGCCTAACTACTGGTACAATCCATTCAGCTATTTTGATAACGTGGATAACCAGGCAAACAGGAACCGCCTGATCGGAGATATCAACCTTACCTATAAACTCAACGATCACTTCAGGATAGCAGGGTTCCTGAGAAGGAATGAACTGAATACCAGTTTCGAGAATAAAATACCCTACATCCTGGAAGTAAGCGCTAACCAAACAGGCGTAAAACAAAGTTATTCCACCAGGCAAACTTTTGCCCGTGAGGATAACTATGAAGTATTGGCCACCTACAATAATAAATTCTTTAATGATCTCTCTGTAGATCTGAACATCGGTGGAAACGTAAGAAAGAATACCACTTCCTTTATTGCCGCAAATACGAACCAGGGTTTAACTGTACCCAACCTCTTTGCACTGAGCAATTCTGTCGATCCTATCAGTTACTCAAATACCCGCACCAGGAAAACAGTAAGAAGTGCTTACGGAAGAGGTACACTGGGCTGGAAGGAAACGTTCTTTGTAGACTTCTCTATCCGGAACGACATCAGCTCTGCATTACCCAAGGATAATAACTCCTATTGGTATCCTTCCGTGGGTGCCAGTATTGTATTCAGTGAATTCCTGAAAGAAAGTTTCCCTGCACTTACATTTGGTAAAGTAAGAGCCAGCTGGGCACAGATAGGATCTGACCTTGATCCTTATGGCCTGGACCTGTTATATACTTTAGGCCAGAACCCATTCGGCCCGGGCAACTCTGTGATGACCACGCCGAATATCCAACCCAATGATGGTATCCTGCCTTCTCTTTCTTCTTCCGGAGAACTGGGCCTTGACCTGAGATTCTTTAATAGCCGCGTGGGCGCCAGTTTCACCTATTATCACGAGGATAAAAGGAATGAGATCCTGGATGTGAATATTTCAAACGCCAGTGGATTTTTATCCAAAACCATCAATGCCGGCAGCGTTGTAAGAAGTGGTGTGGAAATACAGTTGAATGGTACACCTGTTGCCAGCAAGAACTTCAGCTGGGAAACGATTGTGAACTTTTCAAAAGGTACTTCCAAAGTTGTAAAACTGGCTCCGAACCTCAGTACCTATACCTTGCCTAATACAGATAGAGGAGGTGCTGCACCTGCATTTAGCGCAGTACAGGTAGTACATTCTGTAGATAACCAGGAATGGGGACAATTACGTGGTAACGGTATCAAACGCAATGAAGCAGGTGTACCCATCTTAAAAGCGGATGGTACATTCGAAATGGCACCGAATCTCTATTTCGGTTCTGTATTACCTGAATTCACAGGCGGATGGTTCAATACTTTCACTTACAAAGACATTACACTGAGTGCAGTGGTCGATTTTCAGAAAGGGGGTAAATACTTCTCCCTGTCTGATTTCTGGGGTTCTTTCTCCGGCCTGATGGCTAAAACTGCCGTTAACAATGATAAAGGTAATCCTGTACGGGATCCCGTTGCAGATGGTGGTGGTGTAAATGTATCCGGTGTAGATAAAGATGGAAAACCGGTGAAGATGTATGTAGATGCACAATTATACTGGCATCAGTTCCGTACCAATTCCAACATGGCTGAGATGTCTATCTACGATGCATCCTTCATCAAACTGCGGGAAGTATCATTGGGTTATAATTTCCCTGTAGCTAATATGGCCCGCAAGATCTTCACACGCGCTAATATTTCAGTAGTAGCCAGGAATGTATTAATGATCTACGCAGATGAAAAAGGATTCGATCCATCCGAACTCTCTGGCCGCTTCGGTGAAAATGGTCAGATGCCGGGTGTACGTTCCATTGGTATTAATCTCAGGTTAGGATTCTAA